One genomic window of Cinclus cinclus chromosome 6, bCinCin1.1, whole genome shotgun sequence includes the following:
- the LOC134045593 gene encoding LOW QUALITY PROTEIN: inositol 1,4,5-trisphosphate receptor-interacting protein-like 1 (The sequence of the model RefSeq protein was modified relative to this genomic sequence to represent the inferred CDS: deleted 1 base in 1 codon) — translation MQGQPLMGEPRPGHAAAAAAAAAGEVGQALLPASCVVPCASCPQTPSIPVPAAPTASCLPHSPIQGLLSILPQTMNSLVLLFVLLKTFIQYPQLVGDVQDEETRLRVEVHAKYMEWEKIWLEWQVEQLALKQSGVEQSLQLLAVAVLLILVLVLWLMGCKRSLMRQEPEEENVNANEGDDAGNQVDKRLQRKVGRMLAERIQWPVQDLLKGREWTTDLMGKYAIYFRHVLANSFYPVLQRAVGVGSAFEGWSPREQDVVYQVLIPMTPPRGHSFHLELDSAEHRQVRNFRVRVQLECTCTKEQQGENVLCFLHQPEEELRRSQDPSLLDTLCTDSYLDVHKTARWFHQLVRAIWPALPQSHNWYLTLLPSRRCCQFRVTNGRESFRIEMQFGVRRGDSDIFVSSLPAYAGTPSTLWPETCAVAEMKFFQHIARQAPPDSLHLRCLQLFTCLLLGLGFSTYTMKTVVMHLLITIPVSKWCRRHFLRRLMDISDTLRLSLEVKRLDHFIVGNRRLPEEIRLPQDVQTAEPPNLFHHLAMDPVAHSQGMGDYRHLQRQLMAVLKPDD, via the exons atgcagggacagcccctgaTGGGAGAGCCTAGGCCAGGacacgctgctgctgctgctgctgctgcagctggagaagtgGGACAGGCGttgctgcctgccagctgtGTGGTGCCCTGTGCTTCATGTCCTCAAACCCCT AGcattcctgtccctgctgcccccacTGCTAGCTGCCTCCCTCACAGCCCCATTCAAGGCCTTCTGTCCATCCTCCCGCAGACCATGAATTCCCTGGTATTGCTCTTCGTGCTCTTGAAAACCTTCATCCAGTACCCACAGCTCGTGGGTGATGTTCAGGATGAGGAAACACGTCTGCGCGTGGAAGTGCATGCAAAGTACATGGAATGGGAGAAGATTTGGCTGGAGTGGCAGGTGGAGCAGCTGGCCCTGAAGCAGAGTGGAGTGGAGCAGtccttgcagctcctggctgttGCTGTGCTCCTGATCCTGGTCTTGGTCCTATGGCTGATGGGGTGCAAAAGGAGCCTGATGAGACAGgagcctgaagaagaaaatgtgaatgCAAACGAAGGAGACGATGCTGGAAATCAAGTAGATAAACGTCTTCAAAGGAAAGTAGGAAGGATGCTAGCGGAGCGCATACAGTGGCCTGTACAGGACCTGCTGAAAGGCCGCGAGTGGACAACTGACCTGATGGGCAAATATGCCATCTATTTTAGACATGTCCTAGCAAACAGTTTCTACCCAGTCCTGCAACGAGCCGTCGGGGTGGGCAGCGCCTTTGAAGGTTGGAGTCCCCGTGAGCAGGATGTTGTGTACCAGGTGCTCATACCCATGACTCCTCCCCGAGGCCACAGCTTCCACCTGGAGCTggactctgcagagcacaggcaggtgaGGAACTTCCGTGTCCGCGTGCAGCTGGAGTGCACCTgcaccaaggagcagcagggggagAACGTGCTGTGCTTCCTGCACCAGCccgaggaggagctgaggaggagTCAGGATCCCAGCCTCCTAGACACCCTGTGCACCGACTCCTACCTCGATGTGCACAAAACTGCCCGCTGGTTCCACCAGCTGGTGAGAGCAATCTGGCCAGCTTTGCCTCAGTCACACAACTGGTATTTAACGCTGCTGCCCTCCAGACGCTGCTGCCAATTCAGGGTGACCAATGGCCGAGAAAGCTTCAGGATTGAGATGCAGTTTGGGGTGCGGAGAGGCGACTCCGACATCTTTGTGAGCAGCCTGCCTGCATATGCCGGAACCCCAAGCACTCTGTGGCCTGAGAcctgtgctgtggcagagaTGAAGTTCTTCCAGCACATCGCCAGGCAGGCGCCCCCTGACAGTTTGCACCTGAGATGCCTGCAGCTCTTCACCTGTCTTCTGCTGGGCCTAGGCTTTTCCACCTACACCATGAAAACCGTCGTCATGCACCTCCTGATCACCATTCCTGTGTCAAAGTGGTGCAGGAGACATTTCCTGAGGCGACTGATGGATATCAGCGACACTCTGCGCTTATCCCTGGAAGTGAAGCGCCTCGACCACTTTATTGTGGGCAACcggaggcttcctgaggagatCCGTTTGCCCCAGGATGTTCAAACGGCTGAGCCACCCAACCTCTTCCACCACCTGGCCATGGATCCTGTGGCCCACTCCCAGGGGATGGGCGACTACCGGCATCTGCAACGACAGCTCATGGCAGTCCTCAAACCTGATGATTGA
- the LOC134045594 gene encoding LOW QUALITY PROTEIN: inositol 1,4,5-trisphosphate receptor-interacting protein-like 1 (The sequence of the model RefSeq protein was modified relative to this genomic sequence to represent the inferred CDS: deleted 1 base in 1 codon), with amino-acid sequence MQGQPLMGEPRAGHAAAAAAAAAGEVGQALLPASCVVPCASCPQTPSIPVPAAPTASCLPHSPIQGLLSILPQTMNSLVLLFVLLKTFIQYPQLVGDVQDEETRLRVEVHAKYMEWEKIWLERQVEQLALKQSGVEQSLQLLAVAVLLILVLVLWLMGCKRSLMRQEPEEENVNANEGDDAGNQVDKRLQRKVGRMLAERIQWPVQDLLKGREWTTDLMGKYAIYFRHVLANSFYPVLQRAVGVGSAFEGWSPREQDVVYQVLIPMTPPRGHSFHLELDSAEHRQVRNFRVRVQLECTCTKEQQGENVLCFLHQPEEELRRSQDPSLLDTLCTDSYLDVHKTARWFHQLVRAIWPALPQSHNWYLTLLPSRRCCQFRVTNGRESFRIEMQFGVRRGDSDIFVSSLPAYAGTPSTLWPETCAVAEMKFFQHIARQAPPDSLHLRCLQLFTCLLLGLGFSTYTMKTVVMHLLITIPVSKWCRRHFLRRLMDISDTLRLSLEVKRLDHFIVGNRRLPEEIRLPQDVQTAEPPNLFHHLAMDPVAHSQGMGDYRHLQRQLMAVLKPDD; translated from the exons atgcagggacagcccctgaTGGGAGAGCCTAGGGCAGGacacgctgctgctgctgctgctgctgcagctggagaagtgGGACAGGCGttgctgcctgccagctgtGTGGTGCCCTGTGCTTCATGTCCTCAAACCCCT AGcattcctgtccctgctgcccccacTGCTAGCTGCCTCCCTCACAGCCCCATTCAAGGCCTTCTGTCCATCCTCCCGCAGACCATGAATTCCCTGGTATTGCTCTTCGTGCTCTTGAAAACCTTCATCCAGTACCCACAGCTCGTGGGTGATGTTCAGGATGAGGAAACACGTCTGCGCGTGGAAGTGCATGCAAAGTACATGGAATGGGAGAAGATTTGGCTGGAGCGGCAGGTGGAGCAGCTGGCCCTGAAGCAGAGTGGAGTGGAGCAGtccttgcagctcctggctgttGCTGTGCTCCTGATCCTGGTCTTGGTCCTATGGCTGATGGGGTGCAAAAGGAGCCTGATGAGACAGgagcctgaagaagaaaatgtgaatgCAAACGAAGGAGACGATGCTGGAAATCAAGTAGATAAACGTCTTCAAAGGAAAGTAGGAAGGATGCTAGCGGAGCGCATACAGTGGCCTGTACAGGACCTGCTGAAAGGCCGCGAGTGGACAACTGACCTGATGGGCAAATATGCCATCTATTTTAGACATGTCCTAGCAAACAGTTTCTACCCAGTCCTGCAACGAGCCGTCGGGGTGGGCAGCGCCTTTGAAGGTTGGAGTCCCCGTGAGCAGGATGTTGTGTACCAGGTGCTCATACCCATGACTCCTCCCCGAGGCCACAGCTTCCACCTGGAGCTggactctgcagagcacaggcaggtgaGGAACTTCCGTGTCCGCGTGCAGCTGGAGTGCACCTgcaccaaggagcagcagggggagAACGTGCTGTGCTTCCTGCACCAGCccgaggaggagctgaggaggagTCAGGATCCCAGCCTCCTAGACACCCTGTGCACCGACTCCTACCTCGATGTGCACAAAACTGCCCGCTGGTTCCACCAGCTGGTGAGAGCAATCTGGCCAGCTTTGCCTCAGTCACACAACTGGTATTTAACGCTGCTGCCCTCCAGACGCTGCTGCCAATTCAGGGTGACCAATGGCCGAGAAAGCTTCAGGATTGAGATGCAGTTTGGGGTGCGGAGAGGCGACTCCGACATCTTTGTGAGCAGCCTGCCTGCATATGCCGGAACCCCAAGCACTCTGTGGCCTGAGAcctgtgctgtggcagagaTGAAGTTCTTCCAGCACATCGCCAGGCAGGCGCCCCCTGACAGTTTGCACCTGAGATGCCTGCAGCTCTTCACCTGTCTTCTGCTGGGCCTAGGCTTTTCCACCTACACCATGAAAACCGTCGTCATGCACCTCCTGATCACCATTCCTGTGTCAAAGTGGTGCAGGAGACATTTCCTGAGGCGACTGATGGATATCAGCGACACTCTGCGCTTATCCCTGGAAGTGAAGCGCCTCGACCACTTTATTGTGGGCAACcggaggcttcctgaggagatCCGTTTGCCCCAGGATGTTCAAACGGCTGAGCCACCCAACCTCTTCCACCACCTGGCCATGGATCCTGTGGCCCACTCCCAGGGGATGGGCGACTACCGGCATCTGCAACGACAGCTCATGGCAGTCCTCAAACCTGATGATTGA
- the LOC134045595 gene encoding LOW QUALITY PROTEIN: inositol 1,4,5-trisphosphate receptor-interacting protein-like 1 (The sequence of the model RefSeq protein was modified relative to this genomic sequence to represent the inferred CDS: deleted 1 base in 1 codon), with the protein MQGQPLMGEPWAGHAAAAAGAVGQALLPASCVVPCASCPQTPSIPVPAAPTASCLPHSPIQGLLSILPQTMNSLVLLFVLLKTLIQYPQLVGDVQDEETRLRVEVHAKYMEWEKIWLEWQVEQLALKQSGVEQSLQLLAVAVLLILVLVLWLMGCKRSLMRQEPEEENVNANEGDDAGNQVDKRLQRKVGRMLAERIQWPVQDLLKGCEWTTDLMGKYAIYFRHVLANSFYPVLQRAVGVGSAFEGWSPREQDVVYQVLIPMTPPRGHRFHLELDSAEHRQVRNFRVRVQLECTCTKEQQGENVLCFLHQPEEELRRSQDPSLLDTLCTDSYLDVHKTARWFHQLVRAIWPALPQSHNWHLTLLPSRRCCQFRVTNGRESFRIEMQFGVRRGDSDIFVSSLPAYAGTPSTLWPETCAVAEMKFFQHIARQAPPDSLHLRCLQLFTCLLLGLGFSTYTMKTVVMHLLITIPVSKWCRRHFLRRLMDISDTLRLSLEVKRLDHFIVGNRRLPEEIRLPQDVQTAEPPNLFHHLAMDPVAHSQGMGDYRHLQRQLMAVLKPDD; encoded by the exons atgcagggacagcccctgaTGGGAGAGCCTTGGGCAGGACacgctgcagctgcagctggggcagtgggacaggcgttgctgcctgccagctgtGTGGTGCCCTGTGCTTCATGTCCTCAAACCCCT AGcattcctgtccctgctgcccccacTGCTAGCTGCCTCCCTCACAGCCCCATTCAAGGCCTTCTGTCCATCCTCCCGCAGACCATGAATTCCCTGGTATTGCTCTTCGTGCTCTTGAAAACCCTCATCCAGTACCCGCAGCTCGTGGGTGATGTTCAGGATGAGGAAACACGTCTGCGCGTGGAAGTGCATGCAAAGTACATGGAATGGGAGAAGATTTGGCTGGAGTGGCAGGTGGAGCAGCTGGCCCTGAAGCAGAGTGGAGTGGAGCAGtccttgcagctcctggctgttGCTGTGCTCCTGATCCTGGTCTTGGTCCTATGGCTGATGGGGTGCAAAAGGAGCCTGATGAGACAGgagcctgaagaagaaaatgtgaatgCAAACGAAGGAGACGATGCTGGAAATCAAGTAGATAAACGTCTTCAAAGGAAAGTAGGAAGGATGCTAGCGGAGCGCATACAGTGGCCTGTACAGGACCTGCTGAAAGGCTGCGAGTGGACAACTGACCTGATGGGCAAATATGCCATCTATTTTAGACATGTCCTAGCAAACAGTTTCTACCCAGTCCTGCAACGAGCCGTCGGGGTGGGCAGCGCCTTTGAAGGTTGGAGTCCCCGTGAGCAGGATGTTGTGTACCAGGTGCTCATACCCATGACTCCTCCCCGAGGCCACAGATTCCACCTGGAGCTggactctgcagagcacaggcaggtgaGGAACTTCCGTGTCCGCGTGCAGCTGGAGTGCACCTgcaccaaggagcagcagggggagAACGTGCTGTGCTTCCTGCACCAGCccgaggaggagctgaggaggagTCAGGATCCCAGCCTCCTAGACACCCTGTGCACCGACTCCTACCTCGATGTGCACAAAACTGCCCGCTGGTTCCACCAGCTGGTGAGAGCAATCTGGCCAGCTTTGCCTCAGTCACACAACTGGCATTTAACGCTGCTGCCCTCCAGACGCTGCTGCCAATTCAGGGTGACCAATGGCCGAGAAAGCTTCAGGATTGAGATGCAGTTTGGGGTGCGGAGAGGCGACTCCGACATCTTTGTGAGCAGCCTGCCTGCATATGCCGGAACCCCAAGCACTCTGTGGCCTGAGAcctgtgctgtggcagagaTGAAGTTCTTCCAGCACATCGCCAGGCAGGCGCCCCCTGACAGTTTGCACCTGAGATGCCTGCAGCTCTTCACCTGTCTTCTGCTGGGCCTAGGCTTTTCCACCTACACCATGAAAACCGTCGTCATGCACCTCCTGATCACCATTCCTGTGTCAAAGTGGTGCAGGAGACATTTCCTGAGGCGACTGATGGATATCAGCGACACTCTGCGCTTATCCCTGGAAGTGAAGCGCCTCGACCACTTTATTGTGGGCAACcggaggcttcctgaggagatCCGTTTGCCGCAGGATGTTCAAACGGCTGAGCCACCCAACCTCTTCCACCACCTGGCCATGGATCCTGTGGCCCACTCCCAGGGGATGGGCGACTACCGGCATCTGCAACGACAGCTCATGGCAGTCCTCAAACCTGATGATTGA